Proteins found in one Zea mays cultivar B73 chromosome 1, Zm-B73-REFERENCE-NAM-5.0, whole genome shotgun sequence genomic segment:
- the LOC100384351 gene encoding coatomer subunit alpha-3 — MLTKFETKSNRVKGLSFHPRRPWILASLHSGVIQMWDYRMGTLLDRFDEHDGPVRGVHFHATQPLFVSGGDDYKIKVWNYKTHRCLFTLHGHLDYIRTVQFHHEYPWIVSASDDQTIRIWNWQSRTCVAVLTGHNHYVMCASFHPKEDLVVSASLDQTVRVWDIGALRKKTVSPADDILRLTQMNTDLFGGVDAVVKYVLEGHDRGVNWASFHPTLPLIVSGADDRQVKLWRMNDTKAWEVDTLRGHMNNVSCVMFHAKQDIIVSNSEDKSIRIWDATKRTGIQTFRREHDRFWILAAHPEMNLLAAGHDSGMIVFKLERERPAFCVSGDTVFYLKDRFLRFFEYSTQKEVQVAPIRRPGSVSLNQSPRTLSYSPTENAVLICSDADGGSYELYIVPKDSAGRSDYLQEAKKGAGGSAVFVARNRFAVLEKSSNQVLVKNLKNEILKKSPLPIATDAIYYAGTGNLLCKGEDRVAIFDLQQRLVLGELQTPAIKYVVWSSDMESVALLSKHAVVIASKKLVHKCTLHETIRVKSGAWDENGVFIYTTLNHMKYCLPNGDSGIIKTLDVPIYITRVVGNNIFCLDRDGKNKLIAVDASEYIFKLALLRKRYDHVMSMIKNSQLCGQAVISYLQQKGFPEVALHFVKDEKTRFNLALESGNIQIAVASAKEIDDKDHWYKLGIEALRQGNVGIVEYAYQRTKNFERLAFLYLITGYLDKVGFMCKIAGQNNNLMGQFHNALYLGDAKKRVEILENAGQLPLAYVTAVTHGLTEIAERIASELGENVPSLPEGKSHSLLIPPAPLTACGDWPLLRVVRGIFEGGLDATGRADLEEDDEAAGADWGDEDLDIVDVSEVVANGGDGVDVEEGEPNEEDGEEGGWDLEDLELPPETETPKAVGNARSALFVAPTPGIPVSQIWTQRSSLAGEQAAAGNFDTAMRLLSRQLGIKNFVPLKPLFIDLHMGSHTYMCAFAAAPVISVAVEKGWNESASPNVRGPPALVFSFSQMEDRLKAAYKATTEGKFPEALRQFLSILHTIPVIVVDSRREVDEVKELIEIVREYVLGLRMELKRKELRDDVTRQQELAAYFTNCKLQRVHMRLVLASAMALCFKQKNYATAAHFARMLLENSPQEAQAKKARQVLQACQDKDDSHQLNYDFRNPFVVCGATYVPIYRGQKDVSCPYCGSRFVPSIEGQLCTICELGAVGADASGLLCSPTQSR, encoded by the exons ATGCTGACCAAGTTCGAAACGAAGAGCAACCGGGTGAAGGGCCTGAGTTTCCACCCGCGTCGGCCATGGATCCTGGCGAGTCTCCACAGCGGGGTGATCCAGATGTGGGACTACCGCATGGGCACCCTCCTCGACCGCTTCGACGAGCACGACGGGCCGGTTCGCGGCGTCCACTTCCACGCCACACAGCCGCTCTTCGTCTCCGGAG GTGATGATTATAAGATTAAGGTCTGGAATTACAAGACACACCGTTGCCTTTTCACACTTCACGGACACCTTGACTACATTCGCACTGTGCAATTccatcatgagtatccatggatTGTAAGTGCTAGTGACGATCAGACAATCCGGATCTGGAACTGGCAGTCACGCACCTGTGTGGCTGTGCTGACTGGGCATAACCATTACGTCATGTGTGCATCTTTCCATCCCAAAGAAGACCTGGTTGTATCGGCATCACTTGATCAGACTGTACGTGTCTGGGATATCGGAGCTCTGAGGAAGAAGACAGTGTCACCTGCAGATGACATCCTCCGTCTCACCCAGATGAACACAGATCTTTTTGGAGGTGTTGATGCTGTAGTGAAATATGTCCTGGAAGGCCATGATCGTGGGGTCAACTGGGCCTCATTTCATCCCACTTTGCCACTCATTGTTTCTGGGGCAGATGACCGGCAGGTGAAGCTATGGAGAATGAATG ATACCAAGGCTTGGGAAGTTGATACTTTAAGGGGCCACATGAATAATGTGTCTTGTGTGATGTTCCATGCGAAGCAAGACATCATCGTGTCAAACTCAGAAGACAAAAGCATtcgcatttgggatgccacaaagAGAACTGGTATTCAGACATTTAGACGGGAGCACGACCGTTTCTGGATTCTTGCTGCTCACCCTGAAATGAACCTTCTTGCTGCTGGTCATGACAGTGGCATGATTGTGTTCAAATTAGAGAGGGAACGCCCAGCCTTCTGCGTTAGTGGTGACACTGTCTTCTATTTGAAGGATCGGTTTCTCCGGTTCTTTGAATACTCCACCCAGAAGGAAGTTCAAGTGGCTCCAATAAGAAGACCTGGATCAGTCAGCTTGAACCAATCACCCAGGACGCTGTCCTACAGCCCAACTGAGAATGCTGTCTTGATTTGCTCTGATGCTGATGGGGGTTCATATGAACTCTACATTGTTCCCAAGGATTCTGCTGGCAGGTCTGATTACTTGCAAGAGGCAAAGAAAGGAGCTGGTGGTTCTGCTGTTTTTGTAGCGCGCAACAGGTTTGCAGTCCTTGAGAAGAGTAGCAATCAAGTTTTGGTGAAGAATCTTAAGAATGAAATTTTGAAGAAAAGCCCCCTTCCCATTGCGACTGATGCAATATATTATGCTGGGACCGGTAACCTGCTGTGCAAAGGTGAAGACAGGGTGGCCATCTTTGATCTTCAGCAAAGGTTAGTTCTTGGTGAGCTCCAAACACCTGCTATCAAATATGTTGTTTGGTCTAGTGACATGGAATCTGTGGCACTACTGAGCAAGCATGCAGTGGTTATAGCTAGCAAGAAGCTTGTCCATAAGTGCACACTGCATGAAACCATCCGTGTGAAAAGTGGTGCCTGGGATGAGAATGGTGTGTTCATTTACACTACACTGAACCATATGAAGTACTGTCTTCCCAATGGAGATAGTGGGATCATAAAGACTCTCGATGTTCCTATTTACATAACGAGGGTTGTTGGGAACAACATTTTCTGCTTAGATCGTGATGGAAAAAACAAGCTGATTGCAGTTGATGCATCAGAGTACATTTTCAAGCTCGCCCTTCTCAGAAAACGCTATGATCATGTTATGAGTATGATTAAGAACTCCCAGCTGTGTGGGCAGGCTGTGATTTCTTATTTACAACAGAAAGGTTTCCCAGAAGTTGCTCTACACTTTGTGAAGGATGAGAAGACCAGATTTAACCTAGCTCTCGAGAGTGGTAACATTCAAATTGCAGTTGCTTCTGCAAAGGAGATTGATGACAAGGATCACTGGTACAAGTTGGGAATTGAAGCCCTGAGGCAGGGAAATGTTGGTATAGTGGAATATGCTTACCAACGAACAAAGAATTTTGAGAGGCTTGCTTTTCTGTATCTTATTACTGGTTACTTGGACAAGGTGGGCTTCATGTGCAAAATTGCTGGACAGAATAACAATTTGATGGGACAGTTCCACAATGCATTGTATCTTGGGGATGCCAAGAAGCGGGTTGAGATCCTGGAGAATGCTGGACAGCTACCTCTTGCTTATGTTACTGCTGTCACTCATGGGCTCACAGAAATTGCTGAGAGGATTGCTTCTGAATTAGGCGAGAATGTTCCTTCTCTGCCTGAAGGAAAATCCCACTCACTACTGATCCCCCCTGCACCTCTCACAGCGTGTGGTGATTGGCCATTGCTTAGGGTAGTGCGCGGTATTTTTGAAGGTGGACTGGATGCTACTGGAAGGGCAGATCTTGAGGAAGACGATGAAGCTGCTGGTGCTGATTGGGGTGATGAAGACTTGGATATTGTTGATGTAAGTGAGGTGGTGGCAAATGGTGGTGATGGTGTTGATGTAGAAGAGGGTGAGCCAAATGAGGAGGATGGTGAGGAGGGTGGCTGGGACCTGGAAGATCTGGAACTTCCGCCTGAAACTGAGACTCCAAAAGCTGTTGGCAATGCTCGATCTGCTTTATTCGTTGCTCCTACACCAGGTATTCCTGTCAGCCAAATTTGGACCCAGAGATCTTCTCTGGCTGGGGAGCAAGCGGCAGCAGGGAACTTCGACACAGCAATGAGGTTGCTTAGCCGCCAGTTGGGTATCAAGAACTTTGTTCCACTGAAGCCCTTGTTTATTGATCTGCACATGGGCAGTCATACATATATGTGTGCGTTTGCCGCTGCGCCTGTTATATCAGTTGCAGTAGAGAAAGGTTGGAATGAGTCTGCAAGTCCTAATGTGAGGGGCCCTCCTGCACTTGTTTTCAGCTTCTCACAAATGGAAGATAGACTCAAGGCTGCCTACAAAGCCACAACTGAGGGCAAGTTCCCCGAAGCACTGAGACAGTTCCTTAGCATCTTGCATACCATTCCAGTTATTGTGGTGGATTCGCGGAGAGAAGTTGATGAGGTGAAGGAATTAATCGAGATAGTGAGGGAGTATGTTCTTGGTCTGAGGATGGAACTCAAGAGAAAGGAATTGAGGGATGATGTGACCCGTCAGCAGGAGTTGGCTGCTTACTTCACGAACTGCAAGCTTCAGAGAGTTCATATGAGGCTTGTGCTCGCAAGCGCTATGGCTCTTTGCTTCAAGCAGAAAAACTATGCAACTGCAGCACACTTTGCAAGGATGCTTCTTGAGAATAGCCCTCAGGAGGCCCAAGCAAAGAAGGCTCGACAGGTGCTGCAAGCCTGCCAGGACAAGGACGATTCTCACCAACTGAACTatgacttcagaaatccattcgtTGTTTGTGGTGCTACATATGTTCCTATCTATCGTGGCCAAAAGGACGTTTCCTGCCCATACTGTGGATCCCGATTTGTTCCTTCCATCGAAGGGCAGCTTTGTACCATATGTGAGCTTGGTGCGGTTGGGGCAGATGCTTCAGGTCTCCTCTGCTCTCCTACACAATCGAGATAA